DNA sequence from the Arthrobacter crystallopoietes genome:
GGCCCCTGGCAGGAAACGACTGGGCCGGGCTCAGTAGAATGGAAACGTGAATCCTGCTTCGAACCTTGAATCCTTTTCCCAGTTTCCCCTCTTGGACCTGCGCGGGCGCCATTTGAATACCGCAGAGCTGAAGGCCGCCATGCCCCGGGCAGAGACGACCTTTGACGTCGCCTCGCATGCGGTCGAGGAGATTATCAACAAGGTGCGAGGCGACGGGTTCGCGGCGCTGGCCGAACTGGCATCGCGGTTTGACGGCGTGCAACAGCAGCACCCCCTCGTGCCGCAGGAAGAACTGGTCCGCGCGCTGGAGGCACTTGATCCGGCGGTCCGTGCCGCTCTGGAAGAGTCCATCGCGAGGGCTCGCGTCTTTGCCGACGCGCAGAAGCCGGACGATGCCACGGTGGAGATCGCCCCAGGCGCCACGGTCACGCACAAGTGGGTACCGGTTTCGCGGGTGGGCCTGTACGTCCCGGGCGGGCTGGCGGTCTATCCTTCGTCGGTGGTGATGAACGTCGTTCCGGCGATGGCCGCCGGCGTTGGTTCGATCGCATTAGCCTCACCACCGCAGAAAGACTTCGGCGGCCTGCCGCATCCCACCATTCTGGCGGCGGCCCGTCTGCTGGGTATTGACGAGGTCTATGCCATCGGCGGTGCGCAGGCAGTGGCGGCGTTTGCCTATGGTGTTCCCGCCAATGACTTCGGCCCCGCGCTGGCCCCGGTCGATGTGGTCACCGGTCCCGGCAACGTCTTCGTTGCTACGGCCAAGCGCCTGGTCAAGAGCGTGGTGGGTATTGACGCGGAGGCGGGCACCACCGAAATTGCAATCCTTGCGGACGACAGTGCAGAGCCGGCTTTCGTCGCGGCGGACCTCATCAGCCAGGCGGAGCATGATCCCCATGCCGCGTCCGTTCTGGTGACGCCGTCGGAGAAACTGGCCGAGGCCGTCCGTCGGGAACTTGCTGCGCAAATTAGCAGCACGAAGCACGTGGAGAGGGTCCGCGAGGCCCTTTCCGGACCGCAATCCGGCGTAATTATGGTCGACGACGTCGAGCACGGCATTGCGGTTTGTGACGCTTATGCGGCCGAGCACCTCGAGATACACACCCAGAATGCCTCGGGGATCGCCGGACGTATCCGCAACGCCGGCGCCGTGTTCGTGGGCAATTATTCACCGGTGAGCCTGGGGGATTACTGCGCCGGCTCCAACCACGTCCTGCCGACCAGCGGGACAGCCACATTCGCATCCGGCCTCAACGTCACCACGTTCCTGAAAGCTGTCCAGATTGTCGACTACAACCAGCGTGCACTGCGCGAAGTAAGCGGGCACATTGTTTCGCTGGCCACAGCAGAAGACCTGCCGGCGCATGGCGATGCCGTCACTGTAAGATTCCCGTCGTAACACTCGCCGCCGCCGCCGCAACATGGCTCAGACACAAGATGTAGTAATCACACGCTTGTAATTCGCAAGATGTAGTTTTATGATTGATCAGTTGTTGTCTGGACCACGAAAGGATTCGGTATGTACTGTCCGTTCTGCCGTAATCCTGATTCCAGGGTCGTGGATAGCCGTCTGACCGATGATGGCTCGGCGATCCGCAGGCGCCGGCTGTGTCCTGAATGCGGCCGGCGATTCACCACCCTCGAAACCACCAGCCTCAGCGTTATTAAGCGTTCCGGCGTGGCGGAGCCGTTCTCCCGGGCCAAGGTCATCAACGGCGTCCGGAAGGCCTGCCAGGGCCGCCCCGTGACCGAAGACGACCTGGCCATGCTAGCCCAGGAGGTGGAGGAATCGATCCGGTCCAGCGGGGCAGCGGAAATTGACGCCCACGAAGTCGGTCTCGCAATTCTTCGGCCGCTGAAGAACCTGGATGTGGTGGCCTACCTGCGGTTCGCCAGTGTCTATCAGGCGTTCGACTCCCTGGAGGATTTCGAAGCCGCGATAGACCGGCTGCGGCTTGAATCCGAGGCCACCAAGAATCAGGGCCCCTCGGGAACCCAGCGGCCGTTGACGGCACAGTAACAACGCCACAGTTTCCGGTGGCGGCCACGGAGGGGAAGCCGCGGCTGCCACCGGCACCACATAAGGAAGGGTCCGCTGCTGCGGGCCCTTTTCCTTACTTGAAGTACTTGAAACTGAGCGCTGCTTGCAAAGCCCCGCCCACAATGCCGGCGTTGTTCTTCAACTCGGCGGGAATGATCTCGGTATTGAGATCGAGCTTGGGCAGGAAGTCCTGGCTGCGCTTGGAAATGCCGCCGCCGACAATGAACAGTTCGGGCGAGAACAGGAACTCGACATGGGAGAAATAGCGTTGCAGGCGCACCGCATAGGCATCCCAGTCCAGTCCATCGCGTTCGCGCGCGGTAGCTGAGGCCTTGGACTCGGCATCGAAACCGTCGATCTCCAGGTGCCCGAGTTCCGCATTCGGTATGAGTTTGCCATCGTGGATGAAGGCCGAACCGATGCCGGTCCCCAGGGTAATGACCAGTACTGTCCCCGCGACTCCTTCACCCGCTCCGTAACGTGCTTCGGCCAGACCCGCGGCGTCCGCGTCGTTAATGACCTGGACTTCCCGCCCCAGCTTTCGGGTCAGCAGCGCGTCGACGTCCGTGTCTACCCAGCTGGGGTCCACGTTCGCGGCGGATTTGGCAACCCCGTGGCGGATGATAGCCGGGAACGTGACGCCTACCGGGCTGTCGGCCGCCGGGGCTTCCGGGCGGGAGGCGAGTTCTTCCACGATCTTGGCCACGACATCGGCAACTGCCTCAGGGGTGGAAGGACGGGGAGTGTCAATGCGGAAACGTTCGCCCAGCAGTTTGCCCTTTTTCAGGTCGACAATGCCGCCCTTGATGCCGGTTCCGCCGATGTCAATGCCGATGACGGACCGGGCAGCCTTTTTGGCGGCCTTCTCGTCGGCGCTGCTGGGCATGGGATCTCCGCACTGTCGTTCGAATTACGTCTGGCCAACAGCCTACTGTCGTCTCAGGGCAAAGTCAGGACTTCCGCACCGGAGTCGGTCACCACGAGGGTGTGTTCGAACTGCGCGGTCCGCTTGCGGTCCTTGGTCACGACGGTCCAATCGTCCTTCCACATGTCCCACTCGATGGTGCCCAGTGTCAGCATGGGCTCGATGGTGAAGACCATGCCGGGCTCCATGACGGTGCTGTAGGCGGGAGCGGCGTCATAGTGCGGGATGATCAGGCCGGAGTGGAAGGCTTCGCCGACGCCATGGCCGGTGAAATCCCGGACCACGCCGTAACCAAAACGCTTGGCATAGGACTGGATGGTCCTGCCGATGACGTTGATCTGCCGGCCGGGGGCGACCGCTTTGATGGCGCGGTTCAGTGATTCCTGGGTGCGTTCGACCAGGAGCCGGGACTCCTCGTCAACGTCCCCGACGAGGAAGGTGTAGTTGGTATCCCCGTGGACACCGTTGATGTAAGCAGTGATGTCGATATTGACGATGTCCCCGTGCTGCAGCACCGTGGTGTCCGGTATGCCGTGGCAGATAACTTCATTGACGGAAGAACACAGCGACTTCGGGAACCCGCGGTAGCCGAGGCATGACGGGTAGGCCTTGTGGTCAAGCAGGAATTCGTGCCCCACCTTGTCCAGCTCGTCCGTGGTGACGCCGGGGCGAATATGTTTGCCCACTTCGACAATGGCCTGGGCAGCAATCTTGCTCGCCACCCGGATCCGCTCGATTGTCTCGGCGTCCTTGATTTCCGAGCCCGTGAACTTGGCCGGCGCCGGCTTCCAGACGTACTCCGGCCTGGGAATCGACGTCGGGACGGGCCGGACTGGACTGACGGTTCCCTGGACAAGGGTGCCCAGGGGTGCTGTTGCTACGTTGTGGGGCATACCATCGATCTTATAACCCGGTCCGCTATCGGGTGCTAATCCGAACGGGCCGAGCAACCGCAACGCAAGGGAGTAGCCAAATGCCGGAATTCTGGTACAACGTCGTCACCCACGAAGTCGAAGTGGGGGCACAGTCCGACTGGACGCAGCTCATCGGCCCTTATGAGACCCGGGAGGAAGCGGAAAAGGCGCTCGAAAAAGTGCAGCAGCGCAACGAGGCCTGGGACGCGGACGACGACGAATAGCGCCTTCCAGCGTACGGGGACCGCTGGTCCGGGGCAGCTAGAAGGAGTGCTCCTGGCCGGGAAAGGAACCGCTGCGCACGTCGTCGGCATAGGCCTTGGCCGCATCCGAAAGCGTCGCTCGTATGTCGGCGTACTGCTTGACGAATTTCGCGAGTTTGCCGCCGCGCAGCCCGGCCATGTCCTGCCACACCAGCACCTGGCCCGTCGTGGAAGCACCGGCGCCGATGCCGATGGTGGGGACGCGCAGTGCCTTGTCTACTTCCGCGGCTGCCTGGGCCGGCACCATCTCCATCAGGACGGCAAACGCGCCGGCAGCTTCGAGGGCCACCGCGTCGTCTACCACCCGCTGTGCGTCCTCGCCCCGGCCCTGCACCCGGTAGCCGCCCAGCGAATGTTCGCTTTGCGGGGTGAAACCGATGTGCGCCATGACGGGGATGCCCGCCTGAACCATGGCACGGACATAGTCTGCGTAGAAGGCGCCGCCTTCCATCTTGACGGCGTGGGCGCCGGCCTCCTTCATGAATCGCACAGAGGTCTCGATCGCCTGGGCAGGCGAGACCTCGTAGCTGCCGAACGGGAGGTCCACCACCACGAGCGCACGTTTGGCCGAACGGCTCACTGCGCGGCAGAGCGGAATCAGCTCATCGACAGTCACTGGCAGGGACGTCTCGTTGCCGTACACGTTGTTGGAGGCGGAGTCGCCGACCAGCAGGACTTCGATACCTGCTTCATCGAAGATTTCGGCGGTGTACTGCTCGTACGCGGTGAGCATGGCAAAGCGCTGGCCGTTGTCCTTGGCCTGCTGCAGGTGATGGGTGCGGACACGGGACACCGGTTTGGAGCCGGACTGCCGATGAGCGCCGGCACCGGCTCCGTACGGGGCAGGCTGTTCGGCACCAGAAGTGTGTGAGGTCATGGGTAGAGCCTAATGCCGCGGCCTTTGTTCACTCCAGCCGCACCCGTCACTGTTGCACGGTGCAGGAGCCCGGGCGCATTAGGCTAAGTACAGTAGTAAGCAGGCAAGCCGGAGGCTTTGCCGTGGCCAGGGCGCGGAAGGATATTCATGGACCGTCAGCAGGAATTTGTCCTGAGAACCATTGAAGAGCGGGACGTGCGTTTCGTCCGTCTCTGGTTCACCGACGTCGTCGGTTCGCTTAAATCCGTGGCGCTGGCTCCCGCGGAGGTCGAGGGCGCCTTCGAGGAGGGACTTGGCTTTGACGGCTCGTCCATCGAGGGGCTGGCCCGGGTCTTCGAGTCCGACATGCTGGTCCAGCCGGATCCCTCGACCTTCCAGATCCTGCCTTGGCGCGGCGAGGAGGAGCAGACATCGCGGATGTTCTGCGATGTTCTCACTCCCGACGGCGAACCATCCGTCGCGGACCCGCGCAACGTGCTCAAGCGGACCCTGCGCAAGGCCGGCGACATGGGCTTCACCTGCTATACCCATCCGGAAATCGAGTTCTACCTGCTCAAATCGCAGGAACTTGGCCCCGACGGTGTTCCGGTTCCGGTGGACCGTGCCGGATATTTCGATCATGTGCCCGGCGGTGTGGCCCAGGATTTCCGCCGCACCGCGGTGACCATGCTGGAGAACGTCGGTATCTCCGTGGAGTTCAGCCATCACGAAGACGGTCCCGGGCAGAACGAGATCGATCTTCGGTACGCGGATGCCCTGCAGACTGCCGACAACATCATGACGTTCCGGACCGTGGTCAAGGAAGTAGCCCTGATGGAGGGCATCTACGCAACGTTCATGCCCAAACCCTTCTCCGACCATCCCGGTTCCGGGATGCACACGCACTTTTCCCTCTTCGAAGGCGATTCCAACGCCTTTTTTGAGGCCGGCGCCGAGTACCAGCTCTCCAAGACCGGCCGCCAGTTCATGGCGGGCATCCTGAAGCATGCGCCCGAATTCACCGCGGTGACGAACCAGTTCGTGAATTCGTACAAGCGGCTGTGGGGCGGCGGCGAAGCTCCCAGCTACATCTCCTGGGGGCAT
Encoded proteins:
- the map gene encoding type I methionyl aminopeptidase, producing the protein MPHNVATAPLGTLVQGTVSPVRPVPTSIPRPEYVWKPAPAKFTGSEIKDAETIERIRVASKIAAQAIVEVGKHIRPGVTTDELDKVGHEFLLDHKAYPSCLGYRGFPKSLCSSVNEVICHGIPDTTVLQHGDIVNIDITAYINGVHGDTNYTFLVGDVDEESRLLVERTQESLNRAIKAVAPGRQINVIGRTIQSYAKRFGYGVVRDFTGHGVGEAFHSGLIIPHYDAAPAYSTVMEPGMVFTIEPMLTLGTIEWDMWKDDWTVVTKDRKRTAQFEHTLVVTDSGAEVLTLP
- a CDS encoding SPOR domain-containing protein, which gives rise to MPEFWYNVVTHEVEVGAQSDWTQLIGPYETREEAEKALEKVQQRNEAWDADDDE
- the hisD gene encoding histidinol dehydrogenase, producing MNPASNLESFSQFPLLDLRGRHLNTAELKAAMPRAETTFDVASHAVEEIINKVRGDGFAALAELASRFDGVQQQHPLVPQEELVRALEALDPAVRAALEESIARARVFADAQKPDDATVEIAPGATVTHKWVPVSRVGLYVPGGLAVYPSSVVMNVVPAMAAGVGSIALASPPQKDFGGLPHPTILAAARLLGIDEVYAIGGAQAVAAFAYGVPANDFGPALAPVDVVTGPGNVFVATAKRLVKSVVGIDAEAGTTEIAILADDSAEPAFVAADLISQAEHDPHAASVLVTPSEKLAEAVRRELAAQISSTKHVERVREALSGPQSGVIMVDDVEHGIAVCDAYAAEHLEIHTQNASGIAGRIRNAGAVFVGNYSPVSLGDYCAGSNHVLPTSGTATFASGLNVTTFLKAVQIVDYNQRALREVSGHIVSLATAEDLPAHGDAVTVRFPS
- the panB gene encoding 3-methyl-2-oxobutanoate hydroxymethyltransferase codes for the protein MTSHTSGAEQPAPYGAGAGAHRQSGSKPVSRVRTHHLQQAKDNGQRFAMLTAYEQYTAEIFDEAGIEVLLVGDSASNNVYGNETSLPVTVDELIPLCRAVSRSAKRALVVVDLPFGSYEVSPAQAIETSVRFMKEAGAHAVKMEGGAFYADYVRAMVQAGIPVMAHIGFTPQSEHSLGGYRVQGRGEDAQRVVDDAVALEAAGAFAVLMEMVPAQAAAEVDKALRVPTIGIGAGASTTGQVLVWQDMAGLRGGKLAKFVKQYADIRATLSDAAKAYADDVRSGSFPGQEHSF
- the nrdR gene encoding transcriptional regulator NrdR, which gives rise to MYCPFCRNPDSRVVDSRLTDDGSAIRRRRLCPECGRRFTTLETTSLSVIKRSGVAEPFSRAKVINGVRKACQGRPVTEDDLAMLAQEVEESIRSSGAAEIDAHEVGLAILRPLKNLDVVAYLRFASVYQAFDSLEDFEAAIDRLRLESEATKNQGPSGTQRPLTAQ
- the glnA gene encoding type I glutamate--ammonia ligase, with the protein product MDRQQEFVLRTIEERDVRFVRLWFTDVVGSLKSVALAPAEVEGAFEEGLGFDGSSIEGLARVFESDMLVQPDPSTFQILPWRGEEEQTSRMFCDVLTPDGEPSVADPRNVLKRTLRKAGDMGFTCYTHPEIEFYLLKSQELGPDGVPVPVDRAGYFDHVPGGVAQDFRRTAVTMLENVGISVEFSHHEDGPGQNEIDLRYADALQTADNIMTFRTVVKEVALMEGIYATFMPKPFSDHPGSGMHTHFSLFEGDSNAFFEAGAEYQLSKTGRQFMAGILKHAPEFTAVTNQFVNSYKRLWGGGEAPSYISWGHNNRSALVRIPLYKPNKGQSARMEYRGIDSAANPYLAYAVLLGAGLKGIEEGYELPPAAEEDIWSLSSAERRALGHDPLPSSLHDAIRAMEESELVAEILGEQVYEIFLRNKRAEWHDYRIQVTPHELKRNIDIL
- the ppgK gene encoding polyphosphate--glucose phosphotransferase is translated as MPSSADEKAAKKAARSVIGIDIGGTGIKGGIVDLKKGKLLGERFRIDTPRPSTPEAVADVVAKIVEELASRPEAPAADSPVGVTFPAIIRHGVAKSAANVDPSWVDTDVDALLTRKLGREVQVINDADAAGLAEARYGAGEGVAGTVLVITLGTGIGSAFIHDGKLIPNAELGHLEIDGFDAESKASATARERDGLDWDAYAVRLQRYFSHVEFLFSPELFIVGGGISKRSQDFLPKLDLNTEIIPAELKNNAGIVGGALQAALSFKYFK